One part of the Candidatus Alcyoniella australis genome encodes these proteins:
- a CDS encoding NB-ARC domain-containing protein, which produces MGWYLTQDFVVQVLIPVLGIIVALSCTYISIQLVRIGLKHRGKVEPIVSEPLEISPTFDLSAIYAPASFHGREKELDAIEALLQEHRVLTLLGMGGIGKSVLACKAAERVKDRFDAVWGFSFKTDTTLQNFLNEIGKRLLGKGAIEGLSGEELETDVLNGLADARRLLILDNFETVLHAQEHGDTDVDALLGFLNRISPNATLLITSREAPTHLTGEKTIQVPSLDREPAVAVIRDELSIKQEDYKADVLSEIAGKLSDHPLACRLIGGFLAESSLKPDQAVKQARNLITKAHAANVDPSLSSFDGSLSLSLDALSADERRLIEAVSIFEGPFTAEAAGFIAELDEPIPVLDRLCRRSLVECGKVPHYPKVEVYT; this is translated from the coding sequence ATGGGATGGTATTTAACTCAAGATTTTGTTGTACAAGTATTGATTCCCGTATTGGGGATAATTGTTGCACTTAGTTGTACTTATATCTCAATACAATTAGTACGTATTGGTCTGAAACACCGGGGGAAAGTCGAGCCTATTGTATCGGAACCATTGGAAATCTCTCCCACCTTCGACCTCTCCGCTATCTACGCCCCCGCCTCGTTTCACGGCCGGGAAAAGGAATTGGACGCGATCGAGGCGCTGCTGCAAGAGCATCGCGTGCTTACCCTGTTGGGCATGGGCGGCATCGGCAAATCAGTGCTGGCGTGCAAAGCGGCCGAGCGGGTCAAGGACCGCTTCGACGCTGTCTGGGGCTTCAGCTTCAAGACCGACACAACCCTGCAAAATTTTCTTAACGAGATCGGGAAGAGGCTCCTGGGCAAGGGTGCAATAGAGGGGCTATCTGGGGAAGAGCTAGAAACGGATGTGCTCAATGGCTTAGCCGATGCCCGCCGCCTGCTGATCCTGGACAATTTTGAGACCGTGCTGCATGCCCAGGAACACGGCGATACTGACGTTGACGCGCTGCTCGGATTTCTCAACCGAATCAGTCCAAACGCGACCCTGCTGATCACATCCCGCGAGGCTCCCACGCATTTAACGGGAGAGAAAACTATCCAAGTTCCGTCCCTTGACCGAGAGCCTGCGGTGGCTGTCATTCGAGACGAACTTTCCATCAAGCAAGAGGACTATAAGGCTGATGTGCTGTCCGAGATCGCGGGCAAGCTATCGGACCATCCTTTGGCCTGTCGCCTGATCGGCGGCTTCCTGGCCGAGTCATCCTTGAAACCGGATCAGGCTGTTAAACAGGCGCGGAACCTTATAACCAAGGCGCACGCTGCGAACGTAGACCCCAGCCTCAGCAGTTTTGATGGCTCCCTATCTCTGAGCCTGGACGCGCTCTCCGCTGACGAGCGCCGACTGATCGAGGCGGTATCGATCTTTGAGGGGCCGTTCACTGCCGAGGCTGCGGGATTTATAGCTGAGCTTGACGAGCCCATTCCAGTTCTCGACCGCCTCTGCCGCCGCAGCCTGGTCGAGTGCGGGAAAGTGCCGCACTACCCCAAGGTCGAGGTCTACACGAT